A single window of Stigmatopora nigra isolate UIUO_SnigA chromosome 20, RoL_Snig_1.1, whole genome shotgun sequence DNA harbors:
- the LOC144213466 gene encoding uncharacterized protein LOC144213466 isoform X1: protein MDATASAGLSMVDAGVNTTANWEEQLLASLEVVDEQAAGEDQLVKRQQYEDEEREKAIALMQKKKMETQREYQVLIEKLNSVRVKLKLNNSKITHENFQSKKQQFIAGKRSAEDERNRLSEELKELTTKLAALTREQQEEKDCWEAELIELKKKMERVRQEAEESESAALRDQILAVEVQRDVAVKRIEAYLAEVFEYVSSLQPADRDEKASWAIKETVVRRNLTELQECSQDVLAKLKKGHRSDSLPCINVPTLPPIPTAELKLRQMISQLPAVPPPMSATQFPGMAPTSESGSTSPQMYQEHYPPPLPVNRLEATASSTTVLSKLRTRFPHISDMQLKQLLKQVKNKHGTLSGRSVKDVGDQIAELLV from the exons ATGGACGCGACGGCGTCGGCCGGACTCTCGATGGTTGACGCCGGCGTCAACACGACGGCCAACTGGGAGGAGCAGCTCCTGGCCTCGCTGGAGGTCGTGGATGAGCAAGCGGCTGGGGAAGATCAACTGGTCAAGCGGCAGCAATATGAGGATGAGGAGCGAGAAAAGGCCATTGCGCTGatgcagaagaagaaaatggaaaCTCAGCGAGAGTATCAG GTTCTGATTGAGAAGCTGAACTCGGTGCGTGTGAAGCTCAAACTGAACAACTCCAAAATCACCCACGAGAATTTCCAGTCCAAGAAGCAGCAATTCATCGCGGGAAAAAGATCCGCCGAGGACGAGAGAAACAG GCTGTCCGAGGAACTCAAGGAGCTCACCACAAAGTTGGCGGCGTTGACGCGAGAGCAGCAGGAGGAGAAGGACTGCTGGGAGGCGGAACTTATCGAGTTGAAGAAGAAGATGGAGCGAGTCCGCCAGGAGGCAGAAGAAAGCGAGAGTGCCGCTTTGCGAGACCAGATCCTAGCCGTGGAGGTGCAGAGAGATGTTGCCGTCAAGCGCATAGAGGCTTACCTCGCAGAG GTGTTCGAGTATGTGTCGTCGCTGCAGCCTGCCGACCGGGATGAGAAGGCGAGCTGGGCCATCAAGGAGACGGTGGTCCGCAGAAACCTAACGGAGCTCCAGGAATGCTCCCAGGATGTCTTGGCCAAATTGAAGAAAGGGCACAGGTCGGATTCCCTGCCGTGCATTAACGTGCCCACACTGCCGCCTATTCCCACG GCCGAACTGAAGTTGAGACAGATGATATCGCAACTTCCCGCAGTACCGCCCCCGATGTCCGCCACACAATTCCCCGGCATGGCGCCCACTTCCGAGTCTGGCTCCACCAGTCCCCAAATGTACCAGGAGCATTATCCACCACCCCTACCCGTTAACCGCTTGGAGGCCACCGCCTCGTCTACCACCGTGTTGAGCAAGCTAAGAACACGTTTCCCACATATTTCCGATATGCAGCTGAAGCAACTGCTAAAGcaggtaaaaaacaaacacgggACGCTCTCAGGTAGGTCAGTGAAGGATGTGGGCGATCAGATAGCTGAGCTCCTGGTGTAG
- the LOC144213443 gene encoding uncharacterized protein LOC144213443, with the protein MAPPLEFTSGKKTGKFHNENSTLCRIMHAKVVLHRLEGVPQQKMRDDQVPIKMEEDYFTWEPGEAVKWDDLGVASKGAEPANASAWPQIKKEEPEFPQQQHKREGQSPIKKEEQNVIESTGFWQNLSPDGQEFVGLKELPLIKEEEPEFPQQQMREEKLSIQKAEDDVTWSPGEALTRQDYLGEASEGAEPASTSSWPLIKEEEPKFSQQTMIDDQLPIKNEEDYVTWSPGEAVKWADLGVSSVGVEPENASTWLQIIKEEEPQFPQQCKREKQPTIKNEECVKWSTGEPFRSEDDLGTAKRGVELLSVTSTERWLAENLIAPLSDDNNLLFDNDDVEDVKKNTSGDKLCKCFQCGKTFGKKSHLKRHMRSHTGEKSLSCTVCGKTFTHKETFRMHTRAHTGEKPFSCSLCGQSFTHKESLRTHTGDKTFSCSVCGKAFSQKQDLQKHTGIQPGGKTFPCSVCGKTFTEKGNLKRHTRTHTGEKPFSCSICGKAFSQKQDLQIHTRTHTGEKPFFCSVCNQAFTHKKSLKSHARTHTGEKPFSCSVCGRRFTHKKSLKPHIRTHTGEKPFSCSICGQAFSQRQPLKRHTRTHTGEKPFSCSVCGQRFTRKGRLISHARTHKCEKTLS; encoded by the exons ATGGCTCCTCCATTAGAATTCAcgtctgggaaaaaaacaggaaagtTCCACAATGAAAACTCGACACTTTGCAGAATAATGCATGCAAAAGTTGTTCTTCACAGATTAGAAG GGGTCCctcaacaaaaaatgagagaTGATCAAgttccaatcaaaatggaggAAGATTATTTCACCTGGGAACCAGGTGAGGCCGTGAAATgggatgatctgggcgtggccagcaaAGGGGCAGAGCCTGCAAACGCCTCggcatggccccaaattaaaaaggaggagccagagttcccccAACAACAGCACAAGAGAGAAGGACaatctccaatcaaaaaggaggagcaAAATGTCATCGAGTCAACTG gtttctgGCAAAATCTTAGTCCTGATGGGCAAGAGTTTGTTGGTCTTAAAGAGCTCCCCctaatcaaagaggaggagccagagttccctcaacaacaaatgagagaagagaAACTTTCAATCCAAAAGGCGGAAGATGATGTCACCTGGTCACCTGGTGAGGCCTTGACGAGGCAAGATTATCTGGGCGAGGCCAgcgaaggggcggagcctgcaagcACCTCATCATGGCCcctaattaaagaggaggagccaaagTTCTCTCAACAAACAATGATTGATGatcaacttccaatcaaaaatgaggaaGATTATGTCACCTGGTCACCTGGTGAGGCCGTGAAGTGGGCTGATCTGGGCGTGTCCAGCGTAGGGGTGGAGCCTGAAAATGCCTCAACTTGGCTCCAAATTATAAAGGAGGAGGAGCCAcagttccctcaacagtgcaaaagagaaaagCAACCTACAATCAAAAAcgaggaatgtgtcaaatggtcaactggtgagcctttcaggagtgaagatgatctgggcacGGCCAAAagaggggtggagcttctgaGTGTCACCTCAACAGAAAGATGGCTAGCAGAAAatttaattgctcctttatcagatgacaacaacttgctttttgacaatgatgatgttgaagatgttaagaaaaatacaagtggcgacaaactctgcaaatgctttcagtgtgggaaaacgtttgggaaaaagtctcatttgaaaagacatatgaggagtcacactggggagaaatccttatcatgtacagtttgtggtaaaacatttacacacaaggaAACATTTAGAATGCACACAAGagcccacactggtgaaaaaccattttcctgctcacttTGTGGTCAAAGTTTCACACACAAGGAAAgcttaagaacccacactggtgacaaaacattttcgtgttcagtttgcggtaaagccttttcCCAAAAGCAAGATTTACAAAAGCACACAGGAATCCAACCAGGTGGAAAAACATTtccgtgctcagtttgtggtaaaacatttactgagaagggaaatttaaaaagacacacaagaacccacactggtgaaaaaccattttcgtgttcaatttgtggtaaagcattttctcaaaagcaagatttacaaatacacaccagaacccacactggtgaaaaaccgtttttttgttcagtttgcAATCAAGccttcacacacaaaaaaagcttaaaatcccatgcaagaacccacactggtgaaaaaccattttcctgctcagtttgtggtcgaagaTTCACACACAAGAAAAGCTTAAAACCCcacataagaacccacactggtgaaaaaccattttcctgctcaatttgtggtcaagCCTTTTCTCAACGGCAACCCTTAAAAAGGCatacaagaacacacacaggtgaaaagccattttcgtgttcagtttgtggtcaaagattcacaagAAAGGGAAGgttaattagtcatgcaagaacacataaatgtgaaaaaacactttcctga
- the LOC144213466 gene encoding uncharacterized protein LOC144213466 isoform X2, with protein sequence MDATASAGLSMVDAGVNTTANWEEQLLASLEVVDEQAAGEDQLVKRQQYEDEEREKAIALMQKKKMETQREYQVLIEKLNSVRVKLKLNNSKITHENFQSKKQQFIAGKRSAEDERNRLSEELKELTTKLAALTREQQEEKDCWEAELIELKKKMERVRQEAEESESAALRDQILAVEVQRDVAVKRIEAYLAEVFEYVSSLQPADRDEKASWAIKETVVRRNLTELQECSQDVLAKLKKGHRPN encoded by the exons ATGGACGCGACGGCGTCGGCCGGACTCTCGATGGTTGACGCCGGCGTCAACACGACGGCCAACTGGGAGGAGCAGCTCCTGGCCTCGCTGGAGGTCGTGGATGAGCAAGCGGCTGGGGAAGATCAACTGGTCAAGCGGCAGCAATATGAGGATGAGGAGCGAGAAAAGGCCATTGCGCTGatgcagaagaagaaaatggaaaCTCAGCGAGAGTATCAG GTTCTGATTGAGAAGCTGAACTCGGTGCGTGTGAAGCTCAAACTGAACAACTCCAAAATCACCCACGAGAATTTCCAGTCCAAGAAGCAGCAATTCATCGCGGGAAAAAGATCCGCCGAGGACGAGAGAAACAG GCTGTCCGAGGAACTCAAGGAGCTCACCACAAAGTTGGCGGCGTTGACGCGAGAGCAGCAGGAGGAGAAGGACTGCTGGGAGGCGGAACTTATCGAGTTGAAGAAGAAGATGGAGCGAGTCCGCCAGGAGGCAGAAGAAAGCGAGAGTGCCGCTTTGCGAGACCAGATCCTAGCCGTGGAGGTGCAGAGAGATGTTGCCGTCAAGCGCATAGAGGCTTACCTCGCAGAG GTGTTCGAGTATGTGTCGTCGCTGCAGCCTGCCGACCGGGATGAGAAGGCGAGCTGGGCCATCAAGGAGACGGTGGTCCGCAGAAACCTAACGGAGCTCCAGGAATGCTCCCAGGATGTCTTGGCCAAATTGAAGAAAGGGCACAG GCCGAACTGA